A region from the Ptychodera flava strain L36383 chromosome 12, AS_Pfla_20210202, whole genome shotgun sequence genome encodes:
- the LOC139146101 gene encoding uncharacterized protein, translated as MKRRRVLIFSILVFIASVEFLLLRRRRLSNGSDIQEGYEMQKTSGIGISGYNSEQKERHVDRSNVSNESTLEFQLKTVLPIKNSTTTTTVNANRNAFISDQPFSDLLTSRTSTARYLFPVQFWEGGPNWNYLSFRRLVAYAIKHNRTLVMIPFHNHHVQGWEKGWRSLEETLDVGKLSEIVSMVTPESYKEDCGDKVDLLVQFSVTEMTDVLRKFHRTQYERTREDFEDLWEIHLPDTRGNRRNPKEVARQLGEADNVRCLGINGPLLIKELLIENESYVLKVVDNFFLRAEYIRKMGDKIKSAVCGGRPYVAIHWRNRTGESCEFNSLFRSKEQCFRNLRLLSSVSRMIAEAVGRFMKTRGIECVYVAAPPRRQEFIERLRDVVPCVYTASFMTSRKSSDFRRLEDDNYILSLVEQEVCTGAEVFLSCGRSNWSDFVRVGRELVGSEVYYLGDLPGVPKEIYRFI; from the exons ATGAAACGACGCCGCGTTCTCATATTTAGCATTCTAGTCTTCATTGCCTCCGTGGAGTTTCTGCTGTTACGTAGGCGTCGTTTGTCTAACGGTTCAGACATACAAGAGGGATATGAAATGCAGAAGACGAGCGGTATTGGTATCAGTGGATATAATAGTGAACAGAAAGAAAGGCATGTAGACAGGTCCAATGTATCGAATGAGTCAACATTAGAATTTCAGTTGAAGACTGTTCTGCCCATCAag AATTCTACAACTACGACAACAGTCAATGCGAACCGAAATGCATTTATCTCCGACCAAcccttttcggacttgctgacATCGAGAACCTCTACCGCGCGCTATCTTTTCCCCGTTCAGTTCTGGGAAGGAGGGCCAAACTGGAACTATCTGAGTTTCCGCAGGCTGGTAGCCTACGCCATCAAACACAATAGGACCTTGGTGATGATTCCCTTTCACAACCATCACGTGCAGGGCTGGGAAAAGGGATGGAGATCTTTGGAAGAAACCTTAGACGTCGGCAAATTGAGTGAAATTGTATCCATGGTTACACCTGAATCATATAAAGAGGATTGTGGAGATAAAGTAGACTTACTAGTGCAATTTTCAGTTACTGAAATGACAGACGTCTTGAGGAAGTTCCATAGAACACAATATGAAAGAACGAGAGAAGACTTCGAGGATTTGTGGGAAATACATCTTCCCGATACCAGAGGAAACCGTAGGAATCCAAAAGAAGTTGCCCGCCAGCTGGGCGAAGCCGACAATGTCCGATGTCTTGGAATCAATGGGCCTTTGCTGATAAAAGAGCTTTTGATAGAAAATGAAAGCTATGTTCTGAAGGTCGTTGACAATTTTTTCCTCCGGGCAGAGTATATTCGCAAAATGGGCGATAAGATTAAATCGGCAGTGTGTGGAGGCAGGCCCTATGTTGCTATCCATTGGCGAAATAGAACTGGCGAATC GTGTGAGTTCAATTCCCTATTTCGTAGCAAAGAGCAGTGTTTCCGTAACCTCCGCCTGCTGTCAAGCGTTAGCCGAATGATCGCCGAGGCAGTTGGCCGATTTATGAAGACAAGAGGAATCGAGTGCGTCTACGTGGCAGCTCCTCCACGCCGTCAA GAATTCATCGAACGCCTCAGAGATGTTGTACCATGCGTTTATACGGCCAGCTTCATGACATCTCGAAAGAGCAGTGACTTTCGAAGACTTGAAGATGACAATTACATACTTTCCCTCGTCGAGCAGGAAGTCTGTACAG GTGCAGAAGTATTCTTATCCTGTGGAAGATCAAACTGGTCAGATTTCGTACGAGTTGGCAGAGAATTGGTGGGCAGTGAAGTTTATTATCTCGGGGATCTGCCCGGTGTTCCAAAGGAAATATACAGGTTTATCTGA
- the LOC139145283 gene encoding rRNA methyltransferase 1, mitochondrial-like: MLNRRSAVVVSLSLLRRIVTFQRNASIPRSRRCSTRGGEGETLHNNHGRSRTEENLVRHAKSYNRSTDHKKDFELRPSASATNRVTSPTVSRLVNRTVNRKADSKRRTRQSNAYEGIGTEAASVSVAVPVTPRKAKQSRVRTASKRIACDHTVTKEGTPLTDRESKSVLSVTTMHSTPETIGMATVADANFDPGMYGTYIENEVNHSDVSISSDLMMEEDMGGEVEQPGSKISNSKEQRQRNFSKNARRYTEGGGLKIHKAKIGNDILFGISPCIIALLESRRDIYRVFIQKGLIEKTKREEIHEIKTVCAERGICIEEISKYALNQMSGDRPHQGVCMEVSQLRFEKLTEDETDMLHRCSTENDKRVCVALDQIKDPMNFGAILRSCYFMGVHKVITTKKHCCPLTPVVSKASAGTMETLKVNTVPRLSNFLQNLSNHGWDVVGTCNLSNESVHRQRPVIKATDFPLEKPTILVLGNEGHGLKEEVLNTCSKLIAIPAGRVLHPHIDSLNVSVVTGVLLYSILQRARR, translated from the exons ATGTTGAACAGAAGAAGTGCGGTAGTAGTATCATTGTCACTATTAAGACGTATTGTGACGTTCCAGCGGAACGCATCCATACCGCGAAGTCGTCGATGCTCGACCCGTGGAGGCGAAGGTGAAACGCTCCATAACAATCATGGTAGAAGTAGAACCGAGGAAAATTTGGTCAGACATGCTAAAAGCTATAATAGATCAACCGACCATAAGAAAGACTTTGAATTACGACCTTCCGCAAGCGCGACAAATCGCGTCACCTCCCCAACTGTGTCGCGTCTTGTTAATAGAACTGTGAACAGGAAGGCTGATAGTAAGAGGAGGACGAGGCAATCAAATGCCTACGAGGGCATTGGAACAGAAGCAGCCAGTGTGAGCGTAGCTGTTCCCGTCACCCCGAGAAAAGCAAAGCAGAGCAGGGTTAGAACAGCCAGCAAGAGGATCGCTTGTGACCATACCGTTACAAAAGAAGGGACGCCTTTGACAGACCGTGAAAGTAAAAGTGTGCTTTCGGTTACTACAATGCATTCAACACCCGAGACTATAGGTATGGCCACTGTTGCAGATGCCAACTTTGATCCTGGAATGTATGGTACTTATATTGAGAATGAAGTGAATCATTCAGATGTCAGCATCAGTTCTGATCTAATGATGGAGGAAGACATGGGTGGAGAGGTAGAACAACCTGGATCGAAAATTTCCAACTCAAAAGAACAAAGGCAAAGAAACTTCTCCAAAAATGCCAGACGGTACACTGAAGGTGGTGG TTTGAAGATTCACAAGGCAAAAATTGGTAACGACATCCTGTTTGGAATATCTCCATGTATTATTGCTTTACTGGAGAGCAGGAGGGACATTTACAGAGTGTTTATCCAAAAGGGTTTGATTGAAAAAACGAAGAGAGAAGAAATCCATGAAATTAAAACTGTGTGTGCAGAAAGAGGAATTTGCATTGAAGAAATAAGCAAATATGCACTTAACCAAATGAGTGGTGACAGACCCCATCAG GGTGTCTGCATGGAAGTCAGTCAACTTCGTTTTGAAAAACTAACGGAAGATGAAACAGACATGTTACATAGGTGTTCTACAGAAAATGACAAGAGAGTGTGTGTTGCCTTAGATCAGATTAAG GATCCAATGAATTTTGGTGCCATTCTCCGATCCTGCTACTTCATGGGAGTTCACAAGGTCATCACAACCAAGAAACACTG CTGTCCTCTGACTCCAGTGGTGAGTAAAGCCAGTGCAGGTACCATGGAAACGCTGAAAGTCAACACAGTTCCCAGGCTCAGCAATTTTCTTCAG AATCTTTCCAATCATGGATGGGATGTAGTAGGGACTTGTAATTTGTCCAATGAATCTGTACACAGGCAGAGACCTGTTATCAAGGCAACTGACTTCCCACTTGAGAAACCCACCATCCTTGTATTAG gAAATGAAGGCCATGGTTTAAAGGAGGAAGTGCTGAACACCTGTTCCAAATTGATAGCAATACCTGCTGGCAGAGTGTTACATCCTCACATTGACTCCTTGAATGTTTCGGTTGTAACAG GAGTTCTGCTCTACTCCATCCTTCAGAGAGCACGTAGGTGA